In Panicum virgatum strain AP13 chromosome 4N, P.virgatum_v5, whole genome shotgun sequence, a single window of DNA contains:
- the LOC120669468 gene encoding uncharacterized protein LOC120669468 encodes MAEAIAVVKTNKNSVLKFIKDLVPCFDVPNRIITDNGTQFTSNLFGDYCDDMGIKMCFASAAHPRSNGQAERANTEILRGLKTWTYNELKKHGSRWIDELPAVVWIDGTTPNQATRETLFFLVYGAEAVLPAEVTLGSSALGPTRKKIKIYGGNKMFSTWRKFDAERR; translated from the coding sequence ATGGCCGAGGCAATTGCAGTCGTGAAAACCAACAAGAACTCGGTGCTCAAGTTCATCAAAGATCTGGTGCCCTGCTTTGATGTTCCAAATCGGATCATCACCGATAATGGAACCCAATTCACCAGCAATCTCTTTGGGGATTACTGCGACGACATGGGCATCAAGATGTGCTTCGCTTCTGCTGCTCATCCTCGCAGCAACGGACAGGCAGAGCGAGCCAACACAGAAATCCTCAGGGGATTAAAGACATGGACCTACAACGAGCTAAAGAAACATGGGTCCAGGTGGATAGATGAACTCCCCGCGGTGGTCTGGATAGATGGCACCACACCGAACCAAGCAACCAGGGAAACACTGTTTTTCCTTGTGTATGGCGCCGAAGCAGTCCTCCCTGCAGAAGTGACCCTTGGAAGCTCCGCATTAGGGCCTACCAGGAAGAAGATCAAGATCTACGGCGGCAACAAAATGTTCTCTACCTGGAGGAAGTTCGATGCCGAGCGGCGCTGA